ggtattttaaaaagaaaaatttggcCTTTAAAATCCATGGTGCcaatggaaagaaaatcttcttctggaaTATTAATTCGATGTCCTTCTCCTTAATAATTTGTTCGGCAAAGCGTTTACAATTAGTCGCGAATACATCTGGATCATCTAAATTCACATTGCTGTTATCTAATTCAGTGGTACTTTCCAAATCTTTATTACCAAcaatccattttttcaagtacGCAATATTTGCGTCGAAgttgaatttgaaattgagcCAACTATTCAAAGTATCAATCCGACTCCTGAATGCTTCTGTTTTAGTAATAGATTTCTCGCTATGCATTCTTTTCATGTTAGGCCATagattcaaaattctgTAATATTTGTCCACCAGTGACTTGATAGTCTCTGCAGCCTCATCAGCGCTCATATTATCATCTAATTTAAAGGCcatgatttcttgaaatacAGAATCAGTTGAATCTCTAAATATCCTCAAAGATTTGCTTTGGTCCTCCACGGTTCTCCCATTCATCCACGCCTTTAACTCTATCCAAATGTCATCTGAATACTGCGTATTAAAGCCGGGGCCCTTTCCTTGATTGGcaattttggttttttcgTTCCTCACTATATCACCCTTCAAAACTTTAGATAGCATAGTTTGCCATTCAAATCGATTGTTTGCCATAGGATTTTGTAACAGCTTTGAGAGCAAATCCTCGGTCCCCAGCATGGAACGCCATTCATCGTCTTCTATTTCGCGTGATTGTTCGTTGTCCACATCTCTCAACCAATCCAATTTACCTTTCAAATAATTTAAGCTCATTGAGACCGCGTTTTCGTTATTCTTTGTGTTCGATGTGATAAAATTATAACCAAAATTGAAGTCGTTGTCCTTGTCATCACCTTCAACCTTCAGAAGATCATCCATTTCTAACTCTAATTCATCCTCGCCTTTGTTactgaaattttcttcgtcatcttcaaagTTGGATGAGGCTACTATACCCCTCGTGTAATAATCATCGTTTGCACGGtttctcattttcctcAGATATAGCTGTTCGTTTAATACATATTGCTTTTTGTACGTTCGGAGACTCGTTGTGCTTCCACCATGGTGGCCTACAGATCGCTGTGAGCCGTTTGTTGTGACGATATCTTGTAGCGTGGAAGAGCTTGTTGACACATTTGGTTGGGATCTGGTAGGAATATGTTTGTTAGAGCTTTGATTTGTCAAATTTTGGGGTGTCGACATGATCGATGTATTTGTTGTGTTTAGCGATGCCAGTTCCGGCGATATCACCAATGTGGGCGTGGTCAATAATGGGTCCTGATTATTATTCATAGAGTAAGGTTTCTTGGCAATTTCACTTTCCGTTTTACTAGCGTCGACTTTCTTATGTACAGGAACGGGTTGAGTGGACAGTTTAGGCAAAGACTGTTGAGGATTCTTTGGCGGGGGTAGGCCAATATTGGAGGGACGTCTACTCGATCTTGCCGATGAGCTGGAAGACCCGGATATGGCATTTTGATGGAAAAACTGGCCTTGCGGTATTCCTGGGAGACGATTGAATAGCTGTACTGTGTTTAAAGGGGATTCTCCGGGACTATAAACAGCATTCGGTGATCTGAAATACTGAGTAGAATGGAGCCCCGGGCTGATGGGCGATGACGCTACTCGAGCCTGCGTAGTGTTGGAATTTCGCCCTAAACTTTCAGACCTTAGCCTagatgaagacgacgaagaagacTGTCTCTTCTTAGAGCAGTTAGGCTTTTCAGTAGACTCACCATAGGGCTTATAATTGAAGTAGTCTGAATGCGACATGTGCCAGTAAAATAGCCTTCGCAAGAACTTTCctccttttttttagcGATACCGAATATTTATACTTGAACCTGGTTAGTCGTacctgaagaagaaacggAGCTTAGGTAGAAGCTTATAGATATGTTTAAACCTTCTATGTTGTTCGTTTCCTTTGCAAACCACCAATTAGTTTCGAAAACGCCTGTTCTTTACTCCTTTTTGACAGTACTACTCTTTAAGTTGCTAACACACTaaaaacagcaacaacaagaatCTTGTAACCTCTTCTAACCTGCAGAACTGGGCTGTCCATCTTGTTTACTCACCTTTATcgccttcttcaatttaATTAATTGTTCCCATACAAAGATACGCCCGAAAAGTGGCGCCAGTTGCCCGGTTGATGGTGTAGCAGTAAATATTCAAGATCGCCAAAATAACCATTGTTTCAAACCAATGAGAGTAGTAATTTGAGCAAGCTACATGTGCTTTGGAACATTTTGAGGCTACTTGCTTAGCTGGTATTTGTTGTAGTTTTGTCCCCTTTCAGCGTTTCTGTTTTGATTCAAGAATTGATCCACTAGAGATGGAATTGGACGAATGTTTGGAAAAGCTATACAAGGCCCAGCTGTTGCCTGAGGTGACTGTGAGAGCACTTTGCTttaaattgaaagaaatgcTGGTGAAGGAGTCGAACGTGATTCATATTCAGACACCAGTTACGGTGGTTGGGGACATGCATGGGCAGTTTCACGACATGCTGGAGATCTTCCAGATAGGCGGGCCTGTTCCTGACACGAACTATTTGTTTCTGGGTGATTATGTGGATAGAGGGCTGTATAGTGTGGAAACGATTATGTTACTAATAGTGCTGAAGCTTAGGTATCCTAGTAGAATCCATCTATTGAGAGGAAACCACGAGTCTCGTCAAATTACTCAGAGCTACGGGTTCTACACGGAGTGCTTAAACAAGTACGGCGGCAATTCAAGAGTTTGGCAGTATTTGACGGACATATTTGACTACCTTGTCCTATGCTGCATCATCGACGATGAAATCTTTTGTGTTCACGGTGGATTATCACCTAATGTTCAAACAATAGATCAGATCAAGATTATCGATAGATTTCGAGAAATCCCGCATGACGGTGCCATGGCCGACTTGGTTTGGTCTGATcctgaagaaaacaataaccCCACGTTAGATCATCCAGATAATTCTGGGCAACATTTCCAAGTATCGCCTCGTGGAGCAGGCTACACGTTCGGTAGAAGTGTGGTGGAGAAATTCTTGCGCATGAACGATATGAATAGGATATATAGGGCCCATCAGCTGTGTAATGAAGGTTACCAGATATACTTTGACGGATTGGTTACAACTGTGTGGTCGGCGCCAAATTACTGTTATCGATGCGGAAATAAGGCCTCTATTTTAGAGCTATATAGTAAGGATCAGTTCTACTTCAACGTTTTCGAAGAAGCTCCCGAAAATAAACTATTGAAAGAGAACAGTTTGAACGATAATTACTCGGAAGACAGCATCACCAATTCAGTGGTCAACAGAAAACTGATAGCAGATTATTTCGAAGACGACTCTGCCTCCACGGATGGCTCCACAGATCCTGAAATGTACATGTTTTCAGACGTATACCAAGCCAGATCTGCTTCTAATAGACATGTTGATTACTTTTTATAGCTAAGCGCAACAGAAAAGCATTATAGAGACAGGGCACTTCATTATTTCTACATATTCTATCTCTAGGTTtcaagtatatatatgtgtacatataaaatcaaaaaaacaGCGCATCTCTCACAGGTAATACAGTTCCAAATTTGTCTCATCATGAACCTCGTAATCTTCCAGGGAGATATGGTCTTTCAGGACACTCCCACCCTTCTGTAAAACAATCTTGTTCGGCTGAGTGCCTATTTGTAAGGATAacacttttttgaaatcgCCCACGGTATCTTCGCCAAGACACTTCACCCTGACTTTTTTACCCAATCGGTCATTCACGACCACCTCGATCATTCTTGGAGTATCTATTTGTAATCTATGTTTTGCCTCTTCC
The Saccharomyces kudriavzevii IFO 1802 strain IFO1802 genome assembly, chromosome: 14 DNA segment above includes these coding regions:
- the PPG1 gene encoding putative serine/threonine-protein kinase PPG1 (similar to Saccharomyces cerevisiae PPG1 (YNR032W); ancestral locus Anc_6.342) encodes the protein MELDECLEKLYKAQLLPEVTVRALCFKLKEMLVKESNVIHIQTPVTVVGDMHGQFHDMLEIFQIGGPVPDTNYLFLGDYVDRGLYSVETIMLLIVLKLRYPSRIHLLRGNHESRQITQSYGFYTECLNKYGGNSRVWQYLTDIFDYLVLCCIIDDEIFCVHGGLSPNVQTIDQIKIIDRFREIPHDGAMADLVWSDPEENNNPTLDHPDNSGQHFQVSPRGAGYTFGRSVVEKFLRMNDMNRIYRAHQLCNEGYQIYFDGLVTTVWSAPNYCYRCGNKASILELYSKDQFYFNVFEEAPENKLLKENSLNDNYSEDSITNSVVNRKLIADYFEDDSASTDGSTDPEMYMFSDVYQARSASNRHVDYFL
- the HUB1 gene encoding ubiquitin-like protein HUB1 (similar to Saccharomyces cerevisiae HUB1 (YNR032C-A); ancestral locus Anc_6.343), giving the protein MIEVVVNDRLGKKVRVKCLGEDTVGDFKKVLSLQIGTQPNKIVLQKGGSVLKDHISLEDYEVHDETNLELYYL